A region of Gemmatimonadota bacterium DNA encodes the following proteins:
- a CDS encoding DUF2911 domain-containing protein, which translates to MPILDAQRPLRALVAIALIAAAPLAAQRHGGFIARLGADTMQVEEFTRNGNTTHGTILVHAPRFRRVQWSMTYDDRGTPLRFRAESFDADGAPMLASYTGTMTFRNDSLVRDVYNATSELVQVSSPAPYGAVPYTGIPYFGLSYLMYEDGFAAARRRIAAGVDSVPYLYQITLFPAQLKPQRSRAWLVAADSAELDYFGVARSGFKFNAAGELLRSDWTRTTYRYLVERVGKVDLETIATAWIAAERAGKGVGTISPRDSVKAVVGSSNLTFDYSRPAVRGRVIWGDIVPWDKVWRLGADMATHFTTSADLLIGGTTVPAGRYSLWLIPSETAPLLVVSSAVNVFGTSYNPARDFARIPVRRASIAAPVERLTIGVRDGVLVIAWDKTEWVVPVVVKP; encoded by the coding sequence ATGCCCATACTTGACGCGCAACGGCCGCTCCGTGCACTCGTCGCGATCGCGCTAATCGCCGCCGCTCCCCTCGCCGCGCAGCGTCACGGCGGCTTCATCGCCCGGCTCGGCGCGGATACCATGCAAGTGGAAGAGTTCACCCGCAACGGGAACACCACCCACGGCACGATCCTGGTGCATGCGCCCAGGTTCCGGCGGGTGCAGTGGTCGATGACGTACGACGACCGCGGCACGCCGCTCCGCTTTCGTGCCGAGTCGTTTGACGCCGACGGCGCGCCCATGCTGGCGAGCTACACCGGCACGATGACCTTCCGCAACGATTCACTGGTGCGCGACGTCTACAACGCCACGTCGGAACTCGTGCAGGTCAGTTCGCCCGCACCGTACGGCGCGGTCCCGTACACCGGAATCCCGTATTTCGGCCTGTCGTACCTGATGTACGAAGATGGCTTCGCTGCCGCGCGACGTCGCATCGCTGCCGGCGTCGATTCGGTGCCGTACCTCTACCAGATCACGCTCTTTCCCGCGCAGCTCAAGCCACAGCGCTCCCGGGCCTGGCTCGTCGCCGCCGACTCGGCGGAACTGGACTATTTCGGCGTGGCGCGCAGCGGCTTCAAGTTCAACGCGGCCGGCGAATTGCTCCGGTCGGACTGGACCAGAACCACCTATCGCTACCTGGTCGAACGGGTCGGCAAGGTGGATCTCGAAACGATTGCCACGGCGTGGATCGCCGCCGAGCGGGCGGGGAAGGGTGTTGGCACCATCTCGCCGCGCGACTCGGTCAAGGCCGTGGTGGGGAGCAGCAATCTCACTTTTGACTACTCGCGCCCCGCCGTGCGCGGCCGCGTCATCTGGGGCGACATCGTTCCGTGGGACAAGGTCTGGCGATTGGGCGCCGACATGGCGACCCACTTCACCACCAGCGCGGACCTGCTGATCGGCGGGACCACAGTGCCAGCGGGACGGTATTCGCTCTGGCTGATTCCGTCGGAGACCGCACCGCTGCTGGTCGTCAGTTCGGCCGTGAATGTCTTCGGCACCAGCTACAACCCTGCCAGGGATTTTGCGCGGATTCCGGTCCGGCGCGCGTCAATCGCTGCGCCGGTCGAGCGATTGACCATCGGCGTGCGCGACGGCGTGCTGGTGATTGCGTGGGACAAGACGGAGTGGGTGGTGCCGGTGGTGGTGAAGCCGTAG